Below is a genomic region from Spongiibacter nanhainus.
CGTTACGAACTGGCCAGGGAGTATTTAAGCGGTACTGATATCGGTATAGAACAAATTTCGGCGTTGCTGGGTTACAGCGATCCAGCGCATTTTTCCCACGCATTTCGCCGCTGGTCCGGCAGTTCGCCCTCGTGCTTCAGAGACCAATAGCCACCTTGTGACGAACCTCTGAAGGATTGTCGCCGGTCCAGCGTTTATAGGCGTGGCAAAAGCTGGAAGCGTCGGCATAACCCAGTCGCACCGCAATGTCCTCCAGTGTGAACTGGGTGCTCTGTAAATACTCGATGGCCAGGTTTTTACGGATGTCTTCGAGAATGTCCTTGTAACTGGTGTCTTCCTGTCTGAGCTTTCGCTGGACGGTACGGGGCGTCATGCCCAGATAGTCGGCAATGGTCTCCAGGGTAAAGATTTCCCGGGGTGACGACAGGATGTGATTGCGCACTATGTCTGAGAATGTGTAGTTTCTAGCCAGCTGTGCGCAGATTTTTTCGCACTCTTTGTCGTAAATACGGGACGTCTCCGGTTCGGACTGGGCCAGTGGCTCGTAGAGGGTGTCGGCGGCAAAGGTGTAGCGGTTTTCCTCGGCTTCAAAAATAACCGGGCATTGAAAATAGCGCTCATACTCCTCGGCGTAGCTGGGCTTCGGGTGTTTAAGACGAACCTCTTGAACGGGAATGTCCCGACCCAGGGCCTCTTTGAAAATGGTATGGGAGGCGACCAGTCCACGGTCAATCATGTACTGATGACTGCCGCCCAGATCCCGCAACTTGTCAAGACTGACGTGGGCCTTGCCGTCACGCACTGTGGTAATCCATTGCATGTAGGTCCAGGTCATCAGAATGTTCTTGTAGAGAACTGTCATGCCTCTTAGCAGGTCTGGGCTGGTCATCACCGCCAGTCCAAGCAGCCCGTAAGCAGAGAGGTGGTAACGGCTACCTACCACTAAACCCAGGTCGGGGCGATCCAAGGCCAGTATGACTTGTTCCGTAAAGCCCAGCTCTTGATGGGGGGTAAGTTGATAGGTTGTGCTGCCGAGAGAGTCCGGCGGGATGTGGGCCTTCTCCAGCAGGGCTATCGGGTCAATATCGTGCTCTTTTAGGAGCGTAATCAACGGGTTAAGGCCATGGATCAGATGCCGTGCCGGTGGCGTATTTAAAGATGAGCGCAGCTCCATGAATGACGTAACTCTTATTGGTGTTATTTATCGATGTCGTAAATTAACAATCAATGGTGGCGGTGTAAACGCTTTCCTGTCCGGAGGGCGGTCCGCTTTGTGACCGCCTTCTAGGATTTAAGCAATTCCGCCAGTCCTAGACGTACCCGCGGCAAAAATGGATCAGCCCGGCGGATATCCGGCCGGGCGTCAAGCCGCTAGGGTGGGGAGTTAGACCAGTTGTTGCATCATTTCTGCCGCCGGCTCAATGATCTCGGCAATGGCTGTTTTTAACGGCGTGCCTTGAAATTCTGGCAGGTGTCTACCGTTCCAGTTTGCCCACAGTGGCATGCCCTCGGGGCATTCGGCGCCGGCGATGCCGATAGGTAGCAGTAGATCCCGAACAAAGCCCGGGCCGGACTCATCGCGCATTTTTTTCATTTCTTCTGCGTTCATATAGACGCGCTCGACCTTTCTTCCCAATACGGCTTCCCGCTCGGCCAATAACTCATTCCAGCTCATATAGGCAGTGGCGGCGACGGGGCACTGAGCGTTGCGGGATAGCGGATGGGCCAGGACGTGGGGGATGATGCGCCCGACATCTCGACCGCAAGACCAGGACACTTTCCGGTCGCCGTCTATCGGTACGACGACGGGCTCAACCATGTAATATTCGGGCCACAGACCTGCGGGAATGATGGTGTAGTCCATTCCAGAGAGTTCTATTACCCTGCGCAGGAAGGCCTTCTGTTTTGCCATGGTGCGATGCGGATGTGATGTTGGCCAGAATTGCTCCCATTCGTAGATATAGCCAAATTCCGAGGGGACAAAACGCTCTACACCCGCTTCCTTTGCGGCAAAGATAAGTGGGTACTGGGATTCCGTTGCCGATATCGGTACGCAGGAGACTAGGTAGTCTGTGCCCTGCAGTGCCGGTATGAGCTCGACGTGATCTGTGACATCAGCCTCGATGATTCTAACGCCGCGGGCAGTCCAGTCCTGCCATAGTTGTTGCTTTTCGGCATCCTCTTTGGAGACACCCGAGGACGATTTTTCAGTCTGCCCTGGTTTGCGTTTTAGCACCTGTACTTCAAAGTCGGGATGCTCGATACACTCGTTTACACAGGCTTGGCCGGCGGTGCCTGAGGCGGCGAACACGGTTATCGTCTTCTTCATAGCTTTCTCCAGTATCTTATTGCTTATTGTTCTGCGGGCGTATTTTGCGGAAGCCCCGCTACGTTATCGCGCCATTTAGTGCTGTGAAGATGTCCTAAATGACGCCGGATTGTATTGGCTTAAAGCGATGATTAGAAAATAGCGAAGTCGGCAAAAGGGGCGAATGCGAAAAGCGGACACGTGCTTGCGAATTTTGGCCAGTCGCTCTTGTTAAGGCAAACCGCTTCATTAATTACGGTGAGCTGGATCGCATACTCCCAACGTTAAACAGCGGCGGTGGCTTGGGGTTTTTGGCTTGTACGGGCGGTGCGTCCTGTTAGTGCTGTCGCAAATTAACAGCCAATCTGTCTGCTACTAACATCTTCTCCCTGCTACCTATTGGCTATTCTGAGCTCATCCAAATTTCTCTAACAACGATAAAAGTTGAGGATGTCACAATGAGTAACGCTGCTGCTCAAGCTGTAGATTCAAGTAACACAGACTATCGGAATCTCGACGCACCTGTGTATAACTGGCCGGATGTTCCCAAGGGCAGTTTCACTATCACGGGTGCTGAGGCGACTCTGCCCGAACATATTGCCGAGTTTCAAAAGACCTTGCGTGACTTTGCCATCAACGTCATGCGTCCAATTGGTTTGAAACTGGACAAAATGACCCCGGAAGAAGTTATTGCTGAAGACTCTCCGTATTGGGAGTTCCGCAAAAAATACCTGGAATTAGGTGTAACCGTCGAGGCAATGATGGAGCTCGAGCCTAACGAGGCGGCACTACTGTTCTCCATTTTGTTCGAAGAGTTGGGCTACGGCGATGCCGGTTTGGCTATTTCCGTGGCGGCGGGAATTCTGCCCCAGTGGCTGAGTGCCAAGTTCGGCCGCATGGATTTGTATAAAGAATTTCCTGATGAAGTTCTCGGCTGTTGGGGTATTACCGAACCCGATCACGGTAGCGATACCTTGGACCCCAGTAAGGCCGCCGCATCACCGGTGGGCGACTATGGCCGGCCCAATTTGGTGGCGGATCTTACTGGCGACGATATTGTACTCAACGGCCAAAAGTCGGCGTGGGTATCCAACGGCGTTATCGCCGACGTATGTATTGTTTACTGCGCTGCCGATGTGGGTAATGGTCCCGATCCTACCCGCGGCGCGACTATCGTCTTCCCCATGAACTTGCCTGGCATTTCCCGGGGTAAACCTTTGGATAAGTTGGGGCAGCGAGCCCTGAACCAGGGGGAAATCTTCTTTGATAACGTGAAGATACCCAGAAAATATTTGCTTGCCGGCCCAGAAGACTATCAGCGTGCGCTGTACTGTATCCACTCTGAGGCCAACGCGCTGATGGGCTCGGTATTTGCGGGCTTGGCGCAGGCGGCGGCGGAGGCTGCATTGGATTATGCCCACGAGCGTAAAGCGGGCGGGGTAAAAATCATTCATCACCAGTCTGTTAAAACGCGTCTCTTCCATATGTTCCGCAAAGTGGAAGTGTCCCGAGCCCTTACCCGCCGGGTGCTGGCTTACAACAATGACGCTGCGGTAGCGGTGCCATCGCTGTGTTCGGCGATGTTTGCAAAAACGACTTCTACCCAAAACTGCTTTGAGGTGACCAGCGACGCGCTACAGATTTTTGGCGGCAACGGGCTTACCAAGGAGTACCCCATTGAGAAAATGTTGCGTGATGCTCGTGCCTCTATGATCGAGGACGGCTGTAACGAAGTTATTGCCATTAAGGGCGGTGCTTACCTCATCGATGAAGATAAGTTGGGTTAAGGATTCAGCATGAAGCAAAATGCCTACGTAGCAGGGGTCGGGATGACCCCTTTTGGCAACGCCATGGGGACGACGCTGAGCGACTTGGCTGGCGCCGCTATTCGCGAAGCCATCAAAGATGCCGGAATCTCGGACAAACAGTTGCAGGCGGCCTACATGGGTAATGCCGCAGCTGGGGTGATCACTGGGCAGGTTTGTGTGCCGGGACAAGTGGTTCTGCGACATCAGGGTATCGGCCGGATTCCGGTTATTAATGTGGAGAACGCCTGTGCTACGTCTGCTACCGCATTTCAGCAGGCTTGCACCATGGTGACCCTGGGGGCTTACGATGCGGTGCTGGTATGTGGCTATGAAAAGCTCTACAGCGATGATAAGGCCAAAACCTTTTCGGTGTTTACCGGCGCGATGGATGTTGATGACCTGGATCGCATAAAGCAAAAACTCCAGGCTCGCAATGATGCCATTGGCGTGGATCTCGACATGAGTCAGGCGGGGGTTTCCCGCTCCATTTTTATTGATATCTATGCCACCTGGGCACGGGAGCACATGGCCAAGTGGGGGACTTCTCAGCGGCAGCTGGCCGCCGTCTCCGCCAAAAATTCTTACCACGGCAGTCTCAACCCTCTATCCCAGTTCCGGGATGTGGTGTCAGTCGACGATGTGATGTCGGCGCGGCCCATTGTTGACCCTCTCACTTTGCCGATGTGCGCCCCT
It encodes:
- a CDS encoding AraC family transcriptional regulator codes for the protein MELRSSLNTPPARHLIHGLNPLITLLKEHDIDPIALLEKAHIPPDSLGSTTYQLTPHQELGFTEQVILALDRPDLGLVVGSRYHLSAYGLLGLAVMTSPDLLRGMTVLYKNILMTWTYMQWITTVRDGKAHVSLDKLRDLGGSHQYMIDRGLVASHTIFKEALGRDIPVQEVRLKHPKPSYAEEYERYFQCPVIFEAEENRYTFAADTLYEPLAQSEPETSRIYDKECEKICAQLARNYTFSDIVRNHILSSPREIFTLETIADYLGMTPRTVQRKLRQEDTSYKDILEDIRKNLAIEYLQSTQFTLEDIAVRLGYADASSFCHAYKRWTGDNPSEVRHKVAIGL
- a CDS encoding NmrA family NAD(P)-binding protein translates to MKKTITVFAASGTAGQACVNECIEHPDFEVQVLKRKPGQTEKSSSGVSKEDAEKQQLWQDWTARGVRIIEADVTDHVELIPALQGTDYLVSCVPISATESQYPLIFAAKEAGVERFVPSEFGYIYEWEQFWPTSHPHRTMAKQKAFLRRVIELSGMDYTIIPAGLWPEYYMVEPVVVPIDGDRKVSWSCGRDVGRIIPHVLAHPLSRNAQCPVAATAYMSWNELLAEREAVLGRKVERVYMNAEEMKKMRDESGPGFVRDLLLPIGIAGAECPEGMPLWANWNGRHLPEFQGTPLKTAIAEIIEPAAEMMQQLV
- a CDS encoding acyl-CoA dehydrogenase family protein, whose protein sequence is MSNAAAQAVDSSNTDYRNLDAPVYNWPDVPKGSFTITGAEATLPEHIAEFQKTLRDFAINVMRPIGLKLDKMTPEEVIAEDSPYWEFRKKYLELGVTVEAMMELEPNEAALLFSILFEELGYGDAGLAISVAAGILPQWLSAKFGRMDLYKEFPDEVLGCWGITEPDHGSDTLDPSKAAASPVGDYGRPNLVADLTGDDIVLNGQKSAWVSNGVIADVCIVYCAADVGNGPDPTRGATIVFPMNLPGISRGKPLDKLGQRALNQGEIFFDNVKIPRKYLLAGPEDYQRALYCIHSEANALMGSVFAGLAQAAAEAALDYAHERKAGGVKIIHHQSVKTRLFHMFRKVEVSRALTRRVLAYNNDAAVAVPSLCSAMFAKTTSTQNCFEVTSDALQIFGGNGLTKEYPIEKMLRDARASMIEDGCNEVIAIKGGAYLIDEDKLG
- a CDS encoding thiolase family protein, giving the protein MKQNAYVAGVGMTPFGNAMGTTLSDLAGAAIREAIKDAGISDKQLQAAYMGNAAAGVITGQVCVPGQVVLRHQGIGRIPVINVENACATSATAFQQACTMVTLGAYDAVLVCGYEKLYSDDKAKTFSVFTGAMDVDDLDRIKQKLQARNDAIGVDLDMSQAGVSRSIFIDIYATWAREHMAKWGTSQRQLAAVSAKNSYHGSLNPLSQFRDVVSVDDVMSARPIVDPLTLPMCAPIGDGAAAVVVVSESMAKKLGMARCVRVRAASLNSGWDLAEEEADIVPQLAEQIYSDAELGPEDLSCVELHDASAISEIKYYEFLGLCGNGEGGDFVESGASTLGGKVPVNTSGGLMRKGHPIGATGAAQIVELVTQLRGEAGDRQVDGADVALAENGGGYIGSDVAALVLSVLSKK